The Zingiber officinale cultivar Zhangliang chromosome 10A, Zo_v1.1, whole genome shotgun sequence genome contains a region encoding:
- the LOC122027105 gene encoding esterase CBG03338-like codes for MGSTGDLPETRRKPRFLCLHGFRTSGEIMRAQLAAKWPDQILSRLDLFFPDAPFPAAGKSEVDGIFPPPYYEWYQYDKDFMVYSNLDKAFARVEELMIEHGPFDGLMGFSQGAILSVALAGLQCKGLALTTVPKVRWLVIMGGAMFKAPEVAERVYPSKIDCASLHFIGEKDFLRRNGEKLLEWFDDPVVIRHAKGHTVPRLDEDESIERVAEFLRKIEDELAPGDAKIPINASEEETCAS; via the exons ATGGGGAGCACCGGCGATCTCCCGGAGACCCGGCGGAAGCCGCGGTTCCTCTGCCTGCACGGGTTCCGGACCAGCGGGGAGATCATGCGGGCGCAGCTGGCGGCAAAGTGGCCGGACCAGATCCTCTCCCGCCTCGACCTCTTCTTCCCCGACGCCCCTTTCCCCGCCGCTGGAAAGTCCGAGGTCGACGGCATCTTCCCTCCCCCCTACTACGAGTGGTATCAATACGACAAG GACTTTATGGTGTACTCGAATCTCGACAAGGCTTTCGCTCGTGTAGAGGAGCTGATGATCGAGCACGGGCCGTTCGACGGCCTGATGGGTTTCTCCCAGGGGGCGATTCTTTCGGTGGCGCTCGCCGGCCTTCAGTGCAAG GGACTGGCTCTAACGACAGTGCCAAAGGTGAGGTGGCTGGTGATCATGGGCGGCGCCATGTTCAAAGCCCCGGAAGTGGCGGAGCGAGTCTACCCTTCCAAGATCGACTGCGCCTCGTTGCATTTCATAG GGGAGAAGGATTTCTTGAGAAGGAACGGTGAGAAACTGTTGGAATGGTTTGATGATCCGGTGGTCATTCGACATGCCAAAGGCCACACTGTTCCTAGGCTCG ATGAGGATGAAAGCATCGAGAGAGTGGCAGAGTTTCTTCGGAAGATCGAGGACGAATTGGCACCTGGAGATGCGAAAATTCCAATTAATGCTTCCGAGGAAGAAACATGTGCGAGTTGA